One genomic region from Lineus longissimus chromosome 6, tnLinLong1.2, whole genome shotgun sequence encodes:
- the LOC135489355 gene encoding alpha-1,6-mannosyl-glycoprotein 2-beta-N-acetylglucosaminyltransferase-like: protein MRVQPRRIVKSVLTLLVIAFIILNLLIILRDGESDSSKESMLAELPKDKTDAPSQGLSSPEMDAPQNSTIKNNTLNHELVNEQNLTAILHSVYEINRQQKIFNREKLEPNFPSDPNSVVIVIQIHYRPVYLRHLVNSLAKARGIENTLVIFSHDIFSNELNDIAESIEAFPVMQIFYPFSMQVYPHEFPGEHPKDCPRNINKKKAEELRCQNAAYPDRYGHYREAKYTQTKHHWFWKMQRVFDELDILKGFQGHVLLLEEDHFVSDDFLHVLRQMKQLRETNCPQCGVLTLATYDKRPSYVPNSGRVEMSPWISARHNMGMAFNRNTWNKIKQCAKQFCEFDDYNWDWTLQYLGMTCVEGHLQVLVAKSPRVFHIGECGVHHKGKDCNPHTKVAQIELLLSNNRQYLFPQSLSFIGHAKVAVRQPKPNGGWGDIRDHSLCLSFVKKAKNPIRR, encoded by the exons ATGCGTGTACAGCCCCGCCGAATTGTCAAGTCAGTGTTGACGCTGCTTGTGATTGCATTTATAATTCTGAACCTGCTCATCATATTACGGGATGGTGAGTCAGATTCATCCAAGGAGAGTATGTTGGCTGAGTTACCTAAGGACAAGACAGACGCTCCATCGCAAGGCTTATCTTCGCCAGAGATGGATGCTCCTCAGAACAGCACCATCAAGAACAACACATTGAATCACGAGTTAGTCAACGAGCAAAATCTGACTGCTATTTTACACTCCGTTTACGAGATTAATCGACAACAAAAGATCTTCAATCGGGAGAAATTGGAACCAAATTTCCCGAGTGATCCGAACAGTGTCGTTATTGTTATACAGATTCATTATCGGCCCGTGTATTTACGCCATCTTGTGAACTCTCTTGCTAAAGCTCGGGGCATCGAGAACACCCTCGTCATATTCAGCCATGACATCTTTTCTAATGAACTCAATGACATCGCCGAATCTATCGAGGCCTTTCCG GTGATGCAGATCTTCTACCCATTCTCAATGCAAGTCTACCCCCATGAATTCCCAGGTGAACATCCGAAAGATTGCCCAAGAAACATTAACAAGAAAAA AGCTGAAGAGCTGCGCTGCCAGAATGCTGCATATCCTGACAGATATGGCCATTACCGGGAAGCCAAGTATACACAGACCAAGCATCATTGGTTTTGGAAG ATGCAGCGTGTCTTTGATGAGCTTGATATCCTCAAGGGCTTCCAAGGTCATGTCCTATTGTTAGAGGAGGATCACTTTGTCTCTGATGACTTCCTTCACGTCCTTCGCCAGATGAAACAACTCAGGGAAAC CAACTGTCCACAGTGTGGTGTTCTAACTTTGGCAACTTATGACAAACGACCAAGCTATGTGCCAAACTCCGGCAGG GTTGAAATGAGTCCGTGGATATCTGCTCGACACAACATGGGCATGGCCTTCAACAGAAATACATGGAACAAGATAAAACAATGTGCAAAG CAATTCTGTGAGTTTGATGATTATAACTGGGACTGGACGTTACAGTATCTTGGAATGACATGTGTTGAGGGCCATTTACAGGTGCTAGTGGCCAAGTCACCACGTGTCTTTCATATAGGAGAATG TGGCGTTCACCATAAAGGCAAGGACTGTAACCCACACACAAAGGTTGCCCAGATAGAACTTCTGCTGTCAAATAATCGTCAATATCTCTTCCCACAAAGCCTGAGTTTTATTGGACACGCCAAAGTAGCTGTGAGGCAGCCAAAGCCTAACGGAGGTTGGGGAGATATACGAGATCATAGTCTATGTCTTAGTTTTGTAAAGAAAGCCAAAAATCCAATACGGAGGTAG
- the LOC135489649 gene encoding uncharacterized protein LOC135489649, with the protein MILQPSMLSGGSRRRSGTEVDDITTNSIDGKTTSEWKEEGRCDGACLLKRAEDARSWRDRRLGMDSDASKMCAAFREEHPGDPCEARSILRSQEHRREPSVTRAQRVTRAQRVTRAQRVTRAQRVTRAQRVTRAQRVTRAQRVTRAQRVTRAQRVTRAQRVTRAQRVTRAQRVTRAQRVTRAQRVTRAQRVTRAQRVTRAQRVTRAHYTEV; encoded by the exons ATGATATTACAACCCTCTATGCTCTCCGGCGGCAGTCGTAGAAGATCAGGCACTGAAGTAGATGATATTACAACAAACAG CATAGACGGAAAGACCACCTCCGAATGGAAGGAAGAGGGTCGGTGCGATGGGGCATGCTTGTTGAAGAGGGCTGAAGATGCACGATCGTGGCGTGACAGACGTCTGGGGATGGATTCGGACGCGAGCAAGATGTGTGCCGCATTTAGG GAAGAGCATCCGGGAGACCCGTGCGAAGCAAGATCCATCTTGCGGAGCCAAGAACACCGCAGAGAGCCCAgcgtgacgagagcccagcgtgtgacgagagcccagcgcgtgacgagagcccagcgcgtgacgagagcccagcgcgtgacgagagcccagcgcgtgacgagagcccagcgcgtgacgagagcccagcgcgtgacgagagcccagcgcgtgacgagagcccagcgcgtgacgagagcccagcgcgtgacgagagcccagcgcgtgacgagagcccagcgcgtgacgagagcccagcgcgtgacgagagcccagcgcgtgacgagagcccagcgcgtgacgagagcccagcgcgtgacgagagcccagcgcgtGACGAGAGCCCACTATACAGAGGTTTGA